In the genome of Sciurus carolinensis chromosome 3, mSciCar1.2, whole genome shotgun sequence, one region contains:
- the Dlx4 gene encoding homeobox protein DLX-4, producing MTSLPCPLPGRDASKAVFPDLAPVPSVVANYPLGTSPATAASPDLSYSGPYGHLLSYPYTGPATPGDSYLHCQPPVAPSRPLGGPAESPQEPDTELEKPVMSPEPSQRHLLAPAKKQRKPRTIYSSLQLQHLNQRFQHTQYLALPERAQLAAQLGLTQTQVKIWFQNKRSKYKKLLKQNSGGQEGDFPGRPASLSPCSPPLPYLWDLPKAAALPTGGYGNSFGAWYQHHSPDVLAPPQMM from the exons ATGACCTCTTtgccctgccctctccctggcCGGGATGCCTCCAAAGCTGTGTTCCCGGACCTCGCCCCCGTCCCGTCGGTAGTGGCTAACTACCCGCTTGGCACGTCCCCCGCAACCGCAGCCTCCCCCGATTTGTCCTACTCCGGGCCCTATGGTCACCTCCTGTCCTATCCCTACACCGGGCCGGCGACGCCAGGGGACTCCTACCTGCACTGCCAGCCACCCGTGGCGCCATCTCGGCCCCTCGGCGGCCCGGCTGAGAGCCCACAGGAACCAGATACAG AATTGGAGAAGCCCGTGATGTCACCAGAGCCCTCCCAACGGCACCTGCTTGCCCCCGCCAAGAAGCAGCGCAAGCCGAGGACCATCTATTCGAGCCTGCAGCTGCAGCACCTAAACCAGCGTTTTCAGCATACGCAGTACCTGGCACTGCCCGAGAGGGCCCAGCTGGCAGCACAGCTGGGCCTCACCCAGACACAG GTAAAGATCTGGTTTCAGAACAAACGCTCCAAATACAAGAAGCTCCTGAAGCAGAACTCTGGGGGGCAGGAAGGGGACTTCCCTGGGAGACCAGCTTCCCTgtctccctgctccccaccccttccATACCTCTGGGATCTACCCAAGGCAGCTGCCCTGCCCACTGGTGGCTATGGCAACAGCTTTGGAGCCTGGTATCAGCATCATTCCCCAGATGTGCTGGCTCCACCTCAAATGATGTGA